From one Natronorubrum sediminis genomic stretch:
- a CDS encoding thiolase family protein has product MSQTPVVVKAVRTPQGKEDGVYADLRSEDLSVPLIDEILAETGLSGEDIDDLMWGCAQQRGEQDNNLARVIALLSELGESVPATTINRWCASSMQSVISASDAIAAGNRDAIIAGGVESMSRVPMGDGMSDIHPRLAELYNVGELQMGMTAEKVAEEYGVSREEQDEYAARSQQNAEKATEEGRFDDEIVPIETDEETVSEDEGIRPGTTAEKLAELPTVFKSDGSVTPGNASQISDGASALLITSEEFAEENDLEIMAEVGMNNVAGVDPTVMGIGPVPATEGLLERNGRDIDEYELVELNEAFASQSLYSRDELGIDPDRFNVNGGAIAIGHPLGASGARLPVTLIHELQKRGGGLGLATLCVGFGQGAAIEFDVN; this is encoded by the coding sequence ATGTCACAGACACCAGTCGTGGTGAAGGCTGTACGAACCCCGCAGGGGAAAGAAGACGGTGTGTACGCCGATCTCCGCAGCGAGGATCTCTCCGTGCCGCTCATCGACGAAATTCTCGCCGAGACTGGACTGTCTGGCGAGGACATCGACGATCTGATGTGGGGCTGCGCCCAGCAACGCGGCGAACAGGACAACAACCTCGCTCGCGTCATCGCCCTCCTCTCGGAACTGGGCGAGAGCGTCCCCGCGACGACGATCAACCGCTGGTGTGCCTCCTCGATGCAGTCGGTTATCTCCGCTTCGGACGCCATCGCCGCGGGCAACCGCGACGCCATCATCGCCGGCGGTGTCGAGAGCATGAGCCGCGTCCCGATGGGCGACGGCATGTCGGACATTCACCCGCGACTGGCCGAACTCTACAACGTCGGCGAACTCCAGATGGGGATGACCGCCGAGAAGGTCGCCGAGGAGTACGGCGTCAGCCGCGAGGAACAAGACGAGTACGCCGCCCGCAGCCAGCAAAACGCCGAGAAAGCCACCGAAGAAGGCCGCTTCGACGACGAGATCGTCCCGATCGAAACCGACGAAGAGACCGTCTCCGAAGACGAGGGCATCCGCCCCGGCACGACTGCCGAGAAACTCGCCGAACTGCCGACCGTCTTCAAATCCGACGGCTCCGTTACGCCCGGAAACGCCTCTCAGATCTCCGACGGTGCCTCCGCGCTACTCATCACCAGCGAGGAGTTTGCCGAAGAGAACGACCTCGAGATCATGGCCGAGGTCGGCATGAACAACGTCGCGGGCGTCGATCCAACCGTCATGGGAATCGGCCCAGTCCCGGCGACGGAAGGGCTCCTCGAGCGAAACGGGCGTGACATCGACGAGTACGAACTGGTCGAACTCAACGAGGCGTTCGCAAGTCAGTCGCTGTACTCGCGTGACGAACTCGGCATCGACCCCGACCGATTCAACGTCAACGGCGGCGCAATCGCCATCGGCCACCCGCTGGGTGCCTCCGGTGCGCGCCTGCCAGTGACGCTGATTCACGAACTCCAGAAACGCGGCGGCGGCCTCGGACTGGCGACGCTCTGCGTCGGCTTCGGTCAGGGAGCAGCGATCGAGTTCGACGTCAACTAA
- a CDS encoding DUF5806 family protein, protein MLEDTDERSDESDAVDAHGDEVATGGKQPTDNDAEDRPANGDAADSPVDGESNDNRPADDDREDEAVVETESSSMPSVPDTEPEASDVPEDVQKYARFTKMDGAQYERVNEFLRDRTYITAREWAIARLCSDFRTETGVEMTKIGENLPELVPFMTDTYTPQAVNQARSSFEEKVRTAGATFLYGAMCDFFTAEELDDVMYESTEVAKFLLEVEGVDLSVEDELEAEERISSVMRDVREASEQLREEDDA, encoded by the coding sequence ATGCTCGAGGACACCGACGAGAGAAGCGACGAGTCGGATGCTGTGGATGCGCACGGCGATGAGGTGGCTACTGGCGGCAAGCAGCCGACCGACAACGACGCGGAGGACCGTCCGGCCAACGGCGACGCAGCCGATAGCCCGGTCGACGGTGAATCGAACGACAATCGACCGGCCGACGACGATCGAGAGGATGAGGCGGTGGTCGAAACCGAGTCGTCCTCGATGCCGAGCGTGCCCGACACCGAGCCGGAAGCGAGTGACGTACCCGAGGACGTCCAGAAGTACGCGCGCTTCACGAAGATGGACGGCGCGCAGTACGAGCGCGTCAACGAGTTCCTGCGCGATCGAACGTACATCACGGCTCGAGAGTGGGCGATCGCCCGTCTCTGTTCTGACTTCCGGACCGAAACCGGCGTCGAGATGACCAAAATCGGCGAGAACCTCCCTGAACTCGTCCCCTTCATGACCGACACCTACACTCCACAGGCCGTCAACCAGGCCCGTTCGTCGTTCGAGGAGAAGGTTCGGACGGCCGGCGCGACCTTCCTCTACGGCGCGATGTGTGACTTCTTCACCGCCGAGGAACTCGACGACGTCATGTACGAGTCGACGGAGGTCGCGAAGTTCTTACTCGAGGTCGAAGGCGTCGACCTCTCCGTCGAGGACGAACTCGAGGCCGAAGAACGGATCTCGAGCGTGATGCGCGACGTTCGCGAGGCGAGTGAGCAACTCCGAGAAGAAGACGACGCCTGA
- a CDS encoding DUF7529 family protein — MTDETPDSQWEVLLEDARAIAEEYQANGWETIVLEPEEITPVAREERTGFDVAVSADEYNLLEDVIERGDVTVTAAEVYYRPPPDESAQRLALAIERDDEHETAVVVPLAYEITDAQHVFETALVQEELLVHVLSEGESTDVDASAAAERGPNHETERWISFSHDDPSLFLEEADVREWTQ; from the coding sequence ATGACCGATGAGACACCGGACTCACAGTGGGAGGTGCTCCTCGAGGATGCGAGGGCGATCGCCGAGGAGTATCAGGCGAATGGCTGGGAGACGATCGTACTCGAACCGGAGGAGATCACGCCAGTTGCACGGGAGGAACGCACCGGATTCGACGTGGCAGTCTCGGCGGACGAGTACAACCTGCTCGAGGACGTGATCGAGCGCGGTGACGTCACGGTCACCGCCGCGGAGGTGTACTATCGACCCCCGCCCGACGAATCGGCACAGCGACTCGCACTCGCGATCGAACGCGACGACGAGCACGAGACGGCAGTAGTCGTCCCGCTCGCGTACGAAATCACCGACGCACAGCATGTGTTCGAAACCGCACTCGTACAGGAGGAGTTACTGGTACACGTGCTGAGTGAAGGCGAGTCTACCGACGTCGATGCCAGCGCGGCCGCTGAGCGCGGCCCCAATCACGAGACCGAGCGGTGGATCAGTTTCTCACACGACGATCCGTCGCTCTTTCTCGAGGAAGCAGACGTTCGCGAGTGGACGCAGTAG
- a CDS encoding lipoyl protein ligase domain-containing protein, translated as MRVIRGRGATVDADRELSRQLYSSVADGESAMRVWRPHRQVAFGRRDKRQEGYEQARERARARGFVPLERDVGGRAVAFDGETSLAFTRVEPIEDFRRGTTERYEQATADLEDALGRLGGELEVGRGEPERSFCPGTHSLSLVSSDGNRRKVAGLAQRVRQDVAVVAGVVLVANREKVANVLESVYDALALEFEPATVGTIAAAGGPSNPTAVRSALEDALVGDERAPVRIESVGT; from the coding sequence ATGCGCGTGATTCGCGGCCGGGGGGCGACCGTCGATGCGGACCGGGAACTCAGTCGCCAACTTTACTCGAGCGTCGCCGACGGCGAGTCGGCGATGCGCGTCTGGCGACCCCACCGACAGGTCGCGTTCGGTCGGCGAGATAAGCGACAGGAGGGCTACGAGCAGGCCCGTGAGCGTGCTCGAGCGCGCGGATTCGTTCCCCTCGAGCGAGACGTCGGCGGTCGTGCAGTCGCGTTCGACGGCGAAACGTCACTCGCGTTCACCCGCGTAGAACCGATCGAGGACTTCCGCCGGGGAACCACCGAACGGTACGAGCAGGCGACTGCCGACCTCGAGGACGCACTCGGTCGACTCGGCGGCGAACTCGAGGTCGGCCGCGGCGAACCCGAACGCTCGTTTTGTCCGGGGACACACTCGCTCTCTCTCGTGAGTTCGGACGGAAACCGACGAAAGGTAGCCGGACTCGCCCAGCGAGTCCGACAGGACGTCGCCGTCGTCGCCGGTGTCGTACTCGTGGCGAACCGCGAGAAGGTGGCGAACGTCCTCGAGTCAGTGTACGACGCGCTCGCACTCGAGTTCGAGCCCGCCACCGTCGGAACCATCGCAGCGGCAGGGGGTCCGAGCAATCCCACAGCCGTTCGCTCGGCGCTCGAGGACGCACTCGTCGGCGACGAGCGAGCACCAGTTCGAATCGAGTCCGTCGGCACCTGA
- a CDS encoding preprotein translocase subunit Sec61beta: MDKGQNTGGLMSSAGLVRYFDAEDSNSIKIDPKTIIATGVLIGVLIQLLTFVA; encoded by the coding sequence ATGGATAAAGGACAGAATACCGGTGGGCTGATGTCCAGTGCCGGGCTCGTTCGGTACTTCGACGCAGAAGACTCCAACTCGATCAAGATCGACCCGAAGACGATCATCGCGACCGGTGTACTCATCGGCGTGTTGATCCAACTTCTCACCTTCGTCGCGTAA
- a CDS encoding protein-L-isoaspartate O-methyltransferase family protein — translation MDPAVLREDMVDGLESAAKDVLHDETVAVAMRDVPRHEFLPDEQTAYADRVHDVLGTRVLAPSTAAQFLQALGLEDGDDVLIVGAGVGYTAAVAAEIVGDTNVHAIDISRPLVIDARQNLERAGYGGVLVDRRDGARGLPEYAPFDRILLEAAAVDPPEALLEQLADGGRLVYPRGTQRQRLEAVSADRERRAFDAVSVDPLLVDGEQSGAVERNRTAREDREHAIRRSESRRGWEQEWIEWEDSIGSH, via the coding sequence ATGGACCCCGCGGTACTGCGAGAGGATATGGTCGACGGGCTAGAGTCCGCTGCGAAGGACGTCCTCCACGACGAGACCGTCGCCGTCGCGATGCGTGACGTTCCGCGCCACGAGTTTCTCCCAGACGAACAGACGGCCTACGCGGACCGAGTCCACGACGTGCTCGGAACCCGCGTGCTCGCCCCGAGTACGGCCGCGCAGTTTCTGCAAGCACTCGGACTCGAGGACGGCGACGATGTCTTGATCGTCGGCGCAGGCGTTGGCTACACGGCCGCCGTCGCGGCTGAAATCGTCGGCGACACCAACGTTCACGCCATCGATATCTCCCGACCGCTCGTCATCGACGCTCGCCAGAACCTCGAGCGAGCGGGCTACGGCGGCGTCCTCGTCGACCGGCGCGACGGAGCGCGTGGCCTACCAGAGTACGCACCGTTCGATCGAATTTTGCTCGAGGCGGCCGCCGTCGATCCGCCGGAAGCGTTGCTCGAGCAACTGGCCGACGGCGGGAGACTGGTCTATCCACGTGGAACGCAGCGCCAGCGACTCGAAGCAGTGTCGGCAGACAGGGAGCGACGTGCCTTCGACGCCGTCTCGGTAGATCCGTTGCTCGTCGATGGCGAACAGTCGGGTGCCGTCGAGCGGAATCGAACGGCTCGAGAGGATCGCGAGCACGCTATCCGACGAAGCGAGTCACGGCGGGGTTGGGAACAAGAGTGGATCGAGTGGGAGGACTCGATCGGGTCTCACTAA
- a CDS encoding HVO_0476 family zinc finger protein: MNDIPDRVPTACPSCSPDLETVHEVLTTTEGGGTVTVRCSECSHVHKVQPEQESEVTLDVVVSQEGESFTANVTTAEGETIETGDEFILETDEVLSTVRVTSLELDQQKRREEAVVDDVETVWTREVDNVAVNVTVHPQDGSRNDSRSITVHVPGDYEFEVGAVDSFGDDEFEIDAVVVRDDATGYRRKRFEVDGDAVFAKDTKRVYAYDEQTSAWSAW; this comes from the coding sequence ATGAACGATATTCCGGATCGAGTTCCGACGGCGTGTCCGTCGTGTTCGCCGGACCTCGAGACGGTTCATGAGGTCCTGACGACGACGGAAGGCGGCGGGACAGTTACGGTTCGTTGTAGCGAGTGTTCACACGTCCACAAGGTCCAGCCCGAACAAGAGAGCGAAGTCACGCTCGACGTCGTCGTCTCCCAGGAAGGCGAGTCCTTCACCGCGAACGTCACGACGGCTGAAGGCGAGACGATCGAGACCGGCGACGAGTTCATCCTCGAGACCGACGAGGTGCTCTCGACGGTTCGGGTGACGAGTCTCGAGCTCGACCAACAGAAGCGACGAGAGGAGGCAGTCGTGGACGACGTGGAGACGGTCTGGACGCGGGAAGTCGACAACGTGGCCGTCAACGTCACCGTCCACCCCCAAGATGGTTCGCGAAACGACAGTCGAAGTATTACTGTCCACGTCCCCGGCGACTACGAGTTCGAGGTCGGCGCAGTCGACTCGTTCGGCGACGACGAGTTCGAAATCGACGCCGTCGTCGTGCGCGACGACGCGACGGGCTACCGACGCAAGCGCTTCGAAGTGGACGGCGACGCGGTCTTCGCCAAGGACACGAAACGCGTCTACGCATACGACGAACAGACCAGCGCCTGGTCGGCCTGGTAG
- a CDS encoding aminopeptidase, which yields MTTRESAAETAVRQCLALESDESCVIVTDDTREPIGESLYAVASEITDDASIIRYPPGETHGAEPPEPVAAAMAGADVVLAPTTKSLSHTRARTEANDAGARVATLPGITEDVFTTGLDADYESIAAHCEDVREQVDDADEIRVTTPAGTDITFAVGNRAWLSDTGIVHEPGIMSNLPAGEVFISPETAEGTFVVDGTMRPHGLLEDGQQLTFEVEDGLVTHISDDEIRETVETAADEVGDAAYNLAELGIGTNVAVTELVGSVLLDEKAGGTVHIAVGDNAGIGGETEAPIHLDGILREPTVFADGVEIDLPQAE from the coding sequence ATGACGACACGTGAGAGTGCTGCCGAAACCGCTGTTCGACAATGTCTGGCGCTTGAGTCGGACGAATCCTGTGTGATCGTTACCGACGATACACGCGAACCGATCGGCGAGTCGCTGTACGCGGTCGCAAGCGAGATCACCGACGATGCCAGTATTATCCGCTATCCACCCGGGGAGACACACGGGGCCGAACCGCCGGAACCCGTCGCAGCGGCGATGGCCGGTGCGGACGTCGTCCTCGCGCCGACGACGAAGAGTTTGAGTCACACCCGCGCTCGCACCGAAGCGAACGACGCAGGTGCGCGAGTCGCGACGCTGCCAGGAATTACCGAAGACGTGTTTACGACGGGGTTGGACGCCGATTACGAGTCGATCGCGGCCCACTGCGAGGACGTCCGCGAGCAGGTCGACGACGCAGACGAGATTCGCGTAACGACGCCGGCTGGCACGGACATCACGTTCGCGGTTGGAAACCGAGCGTGGCTCTCGGATACCGGAATCGTCCACGAACCGGGGATCATGTCGAACCTCCCCGCAGGAGAGGTGTTCATCAGCCCCGAAACGGCCGAGGGAACGTTCGTCGTCGACGGCACGATGCGTCCCCACGGATTGCTCGAGGACGGTCAGCAGCTGACGTTCGAGGTCGAAGACGGGCTCGTAACGCACATCTCGGACGACGAGATTCGGGAAACGGTCGAAACGGCCGCAGACGAGGTTGGTGATGCCGCCTACAACCTCGCGGAGTTGGGGATCGGAACGAACGTCGCGGTCACCGAACTCGTCGGCTCGGTATTATTGGACGAGAAAGCCGGTGGCACCGTCCACATCGCGGTCGGAGACAACGCGGGAATCGGCGGCGAGACGGAAGCGCCGATCCACCTCGATGGTATCTTGCGAGAACCGACCGTCTTCGCTGACGGCGTCGAAATCGACCTGCCGCAGGCCGAGTAG
- a CDS encoding DUF7382 domain-containing protein produces the protein MLSDTHSSERTERATTDRSSRSRSRNHSRTPFTRDDRAIEGLPIRLVIALVVGVAALALMLNMLGGIGDVGDTEVTVEVNDEDQIIEAGADGTDTRGDDEVLVDVIDENGNNVEDATVIATAGDAQLDGVIAADTGDDDDAEDHSDIDDHQAVLKFDGNQSLRADQDIGTLELEVVPPSDSNYIDEQPNPEIRVES, from the coding sequence ATGCTATCGGACACACACTCTTCGGAGCGAACTGAGCGGGCGACGACCGATCGATCGTCGCGTTCGCGCTCACGAAACCACTCACGAACACCGTTCACTCGAGACGATCGGGCGATCGAGGGGTTGCCAATTCGGCTCGTCATCGCCCTGGTCGTCGGCGTCGCGGCACTCGCACTCATGTTGAACATGCTCGGCGGCATCGGCGACGTCGGCGACACCGAAGTGACCGTCGAGGTCAACGACGAGGATCAGATAATCGAGGCCGGAGCAGACGGCACGGACACGAGAGGCGACGACGAAGTACTGGTCGACGTCATCGACGAAAACGGGAACAACGTCGAAGACGCGACGGTGATCGCGACGGCCGGCGACGCCCAACTCGACGGCGTTATCGCTGCGGATACCGGTGACGACGACGATGCGGAGGACCATTCCGACATCGACGACCATCAGGCGGTCCTCAAATTCGACGGCAATCAGAGTCTGCGTGCGGATCAAGATATCGGGACGCTCGAACTCGAGGTCGTCCCGCCGTCAGACAGTAACTACATCGACGAGCAGCCGAACCCGGAGATTCGGGTCGAGTCCTAA
- a CDS encoding ATP-binding protein, with amino-acid sequence MSFILGRRGALEAGPVGRLGSYRARDGSEGAPLHVDFDGPHAMLVVGKRGYGKSYTLGVLAEGLARARGVAPVIVDPMGVFDTLAAPSTESPVPATVIAEPAVAPTALDPSSWCALLGLSPESGAGGLIWRAAQRETTLSGMLAHVENAGAPSADTRAASNHLRLAEAWDVFDSDGIEAAALAGPEVTVLDVSGLESAPMNVVCRGVAETLYRARVTETIDRLPWVLLDEAHTFFDGVAEPALRRILTRGRAPGVSLVSATQRPSAIPPVGISQADILVSHRLTAQADLEALERAQPTYLNGSLSDADRLPEAPGAVVIIDDTTETIHSAQIRTRDTPHGGDSPRASDVV; translated from the coding sequence GTGAGTTTCATACTCGGACGTCGCGGTGCGCTCGAAGCGGGACCGGTGGGGCGACTCGGTTCGTATCGCGCTCGCGATGGCAGCGAAGGTGCACCGCTGCACGTCGATTTCGACGGACCCCACGCGATGTTAGTCGTCGGAAAACGTGGATACGGGAAATCCTACACGCTGGGCGTCCTCGCGGAGGGGCTCGCTCGAGCGCGAGGCGTCGCACCGGTGATCGTCGACCCGATGGGTGTCTTCGACACGCTCGCCGCCCCGTCGACCGAATCACCGGTTCCGGCGACGGTGATCGCAGAGCCGGCTGTCGCGCCGACTGCACTCGACCCCAGCTCGTGGTGTGCGCTGCTGGGCCTCTCGCCCGAGAGCGGCGCAGGGGGGCTGATCTGGCGGGCAGCGCAGCGCGAAACGACGCTCTCGGGAATGCTGGCTCACGTCGAGAACGCTGGTGCACCGTCCGCCGATACGCGAGCCGCGAGTAATCACCTGCGACTCGCCGAGGCGTGGGACGTCTTCGATTCAGACGGAATCGAGGCAGCGGCGCTCGCCGGGCCCGAAGTCACGGTACTCGACGTTTCGGGACTCGAGTCCGCGCCGATGAACGTCGTCTGTCGTGGCGTCGCGGAGACGCTCTATCGCGCTCGCGTCACGGAAACCATCGACCGACTGCCGTGGGTGCTCCTCGACGAGGCGCACACGTTCTTCGACGGAGTCGCTGAACCGGCGCTTCGACGGATCCTGACGCGCGGGCGTGCACCCGGTGTGAGCCTCGTCTCGGCGACCCAGCGCCCGAGTGCGATTCCGCCGGTCGGCATCTCTCAGGCCGATATTCTGGTTTCCCATCGGCTGACAGCTCAGGCGGACCTCGAGGCGCTGGAACGAGCACAACCGACGTACCTGAACGGGTCGTTATCGGACGCGGATCGACTGCCCGAGGCCCCCGGTGCGGTCGTCATCATCGACGACACGACCGAGACGATTCACTCGGCACAGATACGAACGCGGGACACGCCACACGGCGGTGACAGTCCACGTGCGAGCGATGTCGTGTAA
- a CDS encoding DUF7310 family coiled-coil domain-containing protein translates to MTDIERIDQRLSAVERAVVDNDLEFDRLEDLATLTATVDRLEARLEEHERRLAELEGSVDAVSGFVDNVGTVNDGVERRADAAIAAVDRLEYRLDEFERVLANRDAANPTSDRVDEAPGVPPARSSEAVQAESGVAVSAESAARSERDGISAPSTLEERPDRVTASAEAVASDLLDDAADEMGSERESPAIDEHASNSSEAGGNESDSRSFVASLRARFA, encoded by the coding sequence ATGACCGATATCGAGCGGATCGACCAGCGACTTTCCGCAGTCGAGCGCGCGGTCGTCGACAACGATCTCGAGTTCGATCGACTCGAGGATCTCGCGACGTTGACAGCAACCGTCGACCGACTCGAAGCGCGCCTCGAGGAACACGAGCGCCGACTCGCCGAACTCGAGGGATCCGTCGATGCCGTTAGCGGGTTCGTCGACAACGTAGGGACAGTCAACGACGGCGTCGAGCGACGAGCCGATGCGGCGATTGCAGCCGTCGACCGACTCGAGTACCGTCTGGACGAGTTCGAGCGCGTCCTCGCGAACCGAGACGCAGCGAATCCGACATCAGACCGCGTTGACGAAGCACCCGGCGTTCCCCCAGCCAGGTCGAGCGAGGCTGTGCAAGCCGAGTCTGGCGTGGCTGTCTCGGCGGAGTCGGCGGCCCGATCCGAACGCGACGGAATTTCGGCCCCGAGTACACTCGAGGAGAGGCCAGATCGGGTGACAGCCAGCGCCGAGGCCGTCGCATCGGACCTTCTCGACGACGCTGCCGACGAGATGGGATCGGAGAGGGAATCACCAGCCATCGACGAGCACGCGTCGAACTCGTCCGAGGCTGGTGGAAACGAATCCGACTCGAGGTCGTTCGTCGCCTCATTGCGGGCCCGGTTCGCGTGA
- a CDS encoding DUF7311 family protein, whose product MIRYVLIVLVTVALLVLSMPAIDRAATLNSERQVDTTLASIDDAVTDLESNEEVTPAGHPDPQRVVDLALPASTLTTEGVDHFELDPHESSGYTHARYVLADGTTREQTIDATIVWNDPDRTGSTEIGGSSDQQLVFRLVETDDGDPIVVASYA is encoded by the coding sequence GTGATTCGCTACGTCCTCATCGTGTTGGTGACAGTTGCGCTGCTCGTACTTTCGATGCCCGCGATCGACCGGGCAGCGACGCTCAACAGTGAGCGACAGGTCGATACCACGCTCGCGTCGATCGACGACGCCGTGACCGATCTCGAATCGAACGAGGAGGTGACACCGGCGGGCCATCCCGATCCACAGCGCGTCGTCGACCTGGCGCTTCCCGCGAGTACGCTCACCACGGAAGGAGTTGACCACTTCGAACTGGATCCACACGAGAGTAGCGGCTATACCCACGCCCGGTACGTCCTCGCGGACGGGACGACGCGTGAACAGACGATCGACGCGACCATCGTCTGGAACGATCCTGATCGCACCGGTTCGACCGAAATCGGTGGCAGCAGCGACCAGCAACTCGTCTTTCGCCTCGTCGAAACCGACGACGGCGACCCCATCGTCGTCGCATCCTATGCCTGA
- a CDS encoding ATPase, T2SS/T4P/T4SS family encodes MSQDGVTNALRSVFADLEWPSLFDDGETGAACTCRLTFEDDRLLIDADGCDGDLASSPACRHAAVEALSDRDVSGIRTRSSGIERRYDQRGVDLLGAAGRFLELLGDRDERLAEAVTRDPLSVTPDVADQIGPVGDVALESGLLEAVRAVDSYESALYSATGLTIGHYFLDHRLGDDGRLEDARTLETGSEARIYVRPDSVPLYVLDVVDQTLSEAERGHLLAGYEAIAEGYVEGDRAASRAIEYATDEPADPVLARVLAKHTSGYGILEDLFADERVTDVYVTSPVSKNPIRVVVDGESMTTNVHLTSDGAGALASRVRRTSGRAFSRANPTVDAVATLENGTGIRVAGVTEPVASGVGFAFREEAGDRFTLPALVANGTMPAAVAGFLSVAIERNAAALIAGTRGSGKTTLLGTLLYELTPDTRTVLIEDTPELPVESLQSVDRDVQALRTGSDDGPELSPGEALKTALRLGDGALVVGEIRGDEAHVLYEAMRVGANANAVLGTIHGDGGDDVYERVVSDLDVEPSSFGATDLVVTVQAHETETGRSRRVATVEEVIANGEEIWFESLYELEGERAVSTGRIDRGESRLVDHLAGPTEAYASVRREIADRTEEISALVSDGRTTPRDVAAAYADRRLE; translated from the coding sequence ATGTCTCAGGATGGTGTCACGAACGCACTCAGGTCCGTTTTCGCCGACCTCGAGTGGCCCTCACTGTTCGACGACGGCGAGACGGGGGCTGCGTGTACGTGTCGACTCACGTTCGAAGACGACCGGTTGCTCATCGACGCAGACGGGTGTGACGGCGACCTCGCGAGTTCCCCGGCGTGTCGACACGCCGCCGTCGAAGCCCTCTCAGACCGTGACGTCTCGGGAATCCGCACCCGTTCGAGCGGGATCGAACGCCGCTACGACCAGCGAGGCGTGGACCTCCTCGGTGCAGCAGGCCGCTTCCTCGAGTTGCTCGGAGACCGAGACGAACGTCTCGCTGAAGCCGTTACGCGCGACCCGCTCTCGGTGACGCCGGACGTCGCCGACCAAATTGGCCCCGTCGGCGACGTCGCACTCGAGTCGGGCCTTCTCGAAGCAGTCCGTGCCGTCGATAGCTACGAATCGGCGCTCTACTCGGCCACTGGCCTCACCATCGGTCACTACTTCCTCGATCATCGACTGGGCGACGACGGGCGCCTCGAGGACGCCCGGACGCTCGAGACCGGCAGCGAAGCCCGCATCTACGTGCGACCGGATAGCGTTCCGCTGTACGTCCTCGACGTCGTCGATCAGACGCTCTCAGAGGCGGAGCGAGGGCACCTCCTCGCAGGCTACGAAGCCATCGCAGAGGGCTACGTTGAGGGTGATCGGGCGGCCTCCCGTGCGATCGAGTACGCGACGGACGAGCCGGCAGATCCGGTACTGGCTCGCGTCCTCGCCAAGCACACGAGTGGATACGGCATTCTCGAGGATTTATTCGCCGACGAACGGGTGACGGACGTCTACGTGACCTCGCCCGTGTCGAAGAACCCGATTCGCGTCGTCGTCGACGGCGAGTCCATGACGACGAACGTCCACTTGACATCGGATGGCGCTGGTGCGCTGGCCTCTCGCGTGCGCCGAACCAGCGGGCGCGCGTTCTCGAGAGCGAACCCGACGGTCGATGCGGTCGCTACGCTCGAAAACGGCACGGGCATTCGCGTCGCAGGTGTGACCGAACCGGTCGCGTCGGGAGTCGGGTTCGCGTTTCGCGAGGAAGCTGGGGATCGCTTCACGCTCCCCGCGCTCGTCGCGAATGGAACCATGCCAGCGGCTGTCGCCGGCTTTCTCTCGGTCGCCATCGAGCGAAACGCCGCCGCGTTGATCGCCGGCACTCGAGGCTCTGGGAAGACGACGCTGCTCGGAACGCTGTTGTACGAACTGACGCCCGATACGCGAACCGTGTTGATCGAGGATACGCCGGAGTTGCCGGTCGAGTCGCTCCAGTCGGTCGACCGAGACGTTCAGGCGCTCCGAACCGGCTCGGACGACGGTCCGGAACTCTCCCCGGGCGAAGCGCTCAAGACGGCTCTCAGGCTGGGCGATGGTGCGCTCGTAGTCGGTGAAATTCGCGGGGACGAGGCGCACGTCCTCTACGAGGCGATGCGCGTCGGTGCGAACGCGAACGCCGTGCTCGGAACGATCCACGGTGATGGTGGCGACGACGTCTACGAACGCGTCGTCTCCGACCTCGACGTCGAACCCTCGTCGTTCGGTGCGACGGATCTCGTCGTGACGGTCCAAGCCCACGAGACGGAGACCGGACGGAGCCGCCGTGTTGCGACGGTCGAGGAGGTCATCGCCAACGGCGAGGAAATCTGGTTCGAGTCGCTGTACGAACTCGAGGGCGAACGGGCCGTCTCGACCGGTCGGATCGATCGCGGTGAGAGCCGACTCGTCGATCACCTGGCTGGACCGACCGAGGCGTACGCGTCGGTTCGTCGGGAAATTGCCGACCGAACCGAGGAAATTTCGGCTCTCGTTTCCGACGGACGGACCACTCCGCGTGACGTCGCAGCGGCGTACGCCGATCGGAGGCTCGAGTGA